The following coding sequences are from one Malania oleifera isolate guangnan ecotype guangnan unplaced genomic scaffold, ASM2987363v1 ctg157, whole genome shotgun sequence window:
- the LOC131147126 gene encoding tropinone reductase homolog At5g06060-like, with protein MVQTLSAFLTNSIFLSLSLHLSCNFQFMYHRTLAYIDSESEREREREMADADANRSSGGEKQNRWSLEGMTALVTGGSKGIGQAVVEELAGLGAAVHTCCRNEAELNACLHQWKQKGFAVTGSVCDVSSPAQRHKLMETASSLFRGNLNILINNVGKYLKKPTEEFTAEDISTIMSTNFESAYHLSQLAHPLLKASGAGCIVFVSSIAGLVAVDFGSIYGASKGAMNQLARNLACEWAKDNIRSNTVTPGLIETPLVEPVFAEPKILNGIIARKPLRRPGQPNEVSSLVAFLCLPASSYITGQTISVDGGLSVNGFFPEM; from the exons ATGGTTCAGACACTGTCCGCGTTTCTCACGAATAGCATTTTTTTGTCCTTATCCCTGCATTTGTCATGCAATTTTCAATTTATGTATCACCGGACACTTGCCTACATAGACtcagagagcgagagagagagagagagagaaatggcgGATGCAGATGCAAATAGAAGCAGTGGGGGAGAGAAACAGAATAGATGGTCTCTTGAGGGAATGACTGCTCTAGTCACCGGCGGAAGCAAAGGAATCGG GCAGGCAGTGGTGGAGGAGCTGGCGGGGCTGGGGGCGGCGGTGCACACCTGCTGCCGCAACGAAGCAGAGCTGAACGCATGCCTCCACCAATGGAAGCAGAAGGGCTTCGCGGTCACCGGCTCCGTCTGCGATGTCTCGTCTCCGGCCCAACGCCACAAGCTCATGGAGACCGCCTCTTCCTTGTTCCGCGGCAACCTCAACATTCTA ATAAACAACGTGGGAAAGTACCTTAAAAAGCCAACCGAGGAGTTTACAGCAGAAGACATTTCAACTATAATGTCTACCAACTTTGAGTCTGCCTATCATCTCTCCCAACTCGCCCATCCTCTGTTGAAGGCATCCGGTGCAGGGTGCATTGTCTTTGTGTCTTCTATTGCTGGTCTTGTTGCTGTAGATTTTGGTTCCATTTACGGAGCAAGCAAAG GAGCAATGAACCAACTAGCAAGGAATTTGGCATGCGAGTGGGCGAAGGACAATATCAGGAGCAACACAGTCACGCCTGGGCTCATCGAAACTCCCCTTGTTGAGCCT GTGTTCGCTGAACCAAAAATTTTGAATGGAATTATTGCTCGAAAGCCTCTCAGACGTCCTGGACAACCAAATGAGGTTTCATCATTGGTGGCATTTCTGTGTCTCCCTGCCTCCTCTTATATAACTGGACAAACTATTTCTGTTGATGGAGGATTGAGTGTGAATGGCTTCTTTCCAGAAATGTAA